In one window of Siphonobacter curvatus DNA:
- a CDS encoding SCO family protein — protein sequence MWNIKKAGILILMLVIPVLFFLWIRFGGVNHYSLPRYFPLRDTLTNQVIIKKNGPNRAWWEPEQDTLYHTIPAFNLLNQDSTWVTGDLLKGKIVVADFFFSRCPTICPKMSTQLNRIQDIFLNNPDVLIVSHSIDPTHDTPSVLRAYGKRYDAEPGKWVFLTGDKAQIYQLAIKGYKLAVQDDHAQTADAFTHDSKLVLVDKEGVIRGYYDGEDKEEIDRLILEVRVLLDIYKKRESK from the coding sequence ATGTGGAATATTAAAAAAGCCGGAATCCTAATCTTGATGTTAGTGATTCCGGTTTTATTCTTTTTGTGGATTCGTTTCGGTGGCGTCAATCATTATTCGCTACCCCGGTATTTTCCACTACGGGATACCTTAACGAATCAGGTAATCATCAAAAAAAATGGCCCGAATCGAGCCTGGTGGGAACCTGAACAGGATACGCTTTATCATACGATTCCAGCATTCAATTTACTGAATCAGGATAGTACCTGGGTCACTGGTGATTTACTGAAAGGAAAAATTGTCGTAGCCGATTTCTTCTTTAGTCGTTGTCCAACGATTTGTCCGAAGATGTCTACGCAATTGAACCGGATTCAGGATATATTCCTCAATAATCCAGATGTATTGATCGTTTCTCATTCCATTGATCCTACGCATGATACGCCCTCGGTGCTTCGTGCGTACGGAAAACGCTACGACGCTGAACCAGGGAAATGGGTTTTTCTAACGGGTGATAAAGCTCAAATTTATCAGTTGGCTATCAAAGGCTATAAACTAGCGGTACAGGATGATCATGCCCAAACGGCGGACGCTTTTACGCATGATAGCAAACTAGTACTAGTGGACAAAGAAGGCGTCATACGGGGCTATTACGATGGTGAGGATAAGGAAGAAATTGATCGCTTAATTCTTGAAGTTAGAGTACTGCTGGATATTTATAAAAAACGAGAATCCAAATGA
- a CDS encoding DUF3341 domain-containing protein encodes MDTNKRFLVGVYDDDDEVMAAVKTVRASGIKIHDVYTPFPVHGLDKAIGHPRTRIPVVAFMFGTLGLITMFVFTLYTMRLDWPMNIGGKDYYALPDFIPPMFEFTVLFTAFGMVFTFFITNGLWWGNKAVIFDLRSTDDKFVMAIDTASNQKSEAEIEKALRETGAIEINVKEIVEEED; translated from the coding sequence ATGGATACCAACAAGAGATTTTTAGTAGGAGTGTACGATGATGATGACGAGGTGATGGCGGCCGTGAAAACGGTACGGGCCAGCGGCATCAAGATTCATGACGTGTATACTCCATTCCCCGTACACGGCTTGGATAAAGCCATCGGCCATCCCCGTACTCGGATTCCGGTAGTTGCCTTTATGTTCGGTACGCTGGGTTTAATAACGATGTTTGTCTTCACGCTGTACACCATGCGTTTAGACTGGCCTATGAACATTGGGGGTAAAGACTACTATGCTTTGCCGGACTTTATTCCACCGATGTTTGAGTTTACGGTATTGTTTACGGCCTTTGGTATGGTATTTACCTTCTTTATTACCAATGGATTGTGGTGGGGTAATAAAGCGGTCATTTTCGATTTGCGTAGTACCGACGATAAGTTCGTTATGGCTATCGATACTGCTTCCAACCAGAAATCAGAAGCGGAGATTGAGAAGGCTCTTCGGGAAACTGGTGCCATCGAAATCAATGTAAAAGAAATTGTTGAGGAAGAAGACTAA
- a CDS encoding quinol:cytochrome C oxidoreductase has protein sequence MAEHNHHFDPAEMEEWYDFTSSSKRKLIIGMLAGLATLLIGAFLLSKGWGIGLNHVHEHAEHAAHGHEAHHGLPAWAKRVVGNLWMNAEFFTGISVIGMFFVAIQYLSWAGWSSIIKRIPEAFPAFIPFSGAIMIVLYLVFGHEIFHWRHEGIMDPESEHYDAIIAGKSWYLNNAFFLIRTVLYLASWYVLWMYLRNLSKQEDAIGGTEWWYKMKYLSRIFILVFAVTSSTSAWDWAMSIDTHWFSTMFGWYHFASWHVTGLAVTTLTVISLKEKGYLPAVNENHLHDLGKFMFAFSIFWTYVWFAQFLLIYYANLPEETIYYKERFSGYGGIYKAPFFINLFMGFLVPFLWFMTRDAKRNFVFLKVGSFAIIIAHYFDFYQMMMPGLVGANGGFGLIEWGTTLFFASAFIYVISAQLTKASLVAKNHPMLEEAVHHDI, from the coding sequence ATGGCAGAGCACAATCACCATTTTGATCCAGCGGAGATGGAAGAATGGTATGACTTTACCTCCTCTTCAAAGCGTAAGCTGATTATCGGTATGCTGGCAGGTCTGGCTACTCTTTTGATTGGTGCGTTTTTATTATCAAAAGGTTGGGGAATCGGACTTAATCACGTACATGAGCATGCTGAACATGCGGCTCATGGACACGAAGCTCATCACGGTTTACCCGCGTGGGCAAAGCGTGTCGTAGGTAACCTTTGGATGAACGCAGAATTCTTTACCGGTATTTCAGTAATCGGTATGTTCTTCGTAGCCATTCAGTATTTATCCTGGGCAGGTTGGTCGTCCATCATTAAAAGAATTCCTGAAGCGTTCCCAGCTTTTATTCCTTTTTCGGGAGCGATCATGATCGTTCTGTATTTAGTTTTTGGTCATGAAATTTTTCACTGGCGTCATGAAGGCATCATGGATCCAGAAAGCGAGCATTACGATGCAATCATTGCCGGTAAAAGCTGGTATCTGAATAATGCTTTCTTCTTAATCCGTACGGTCCTTTACCTAGCTTCTTGGTATGTGTTGTGGATGTACCTGCGTAATTTGTCTAAGCAGGAAGATGCGATTGGTGGTACGGAATGGTGGTACAAAATGAAGTATCTATCTCGGATCTTCATTCTGGTATTTGCCGTAACGTCTTCTACCAGTGCATGGGATTGGGCGATGTCTATTGATACGCACTGGTTCTCAACGATGTTTGGCTGGTACCACTTTGCTTCCTGGCACGTAACCGGTTTGGCCGTTACTACGTTGACGGTAATCTCTCTGAAAGAGAAAGGTTACCTGCCCGCAGTAAACGAAAACCACCTGCACGATTTAGGTAAATTCATGTTTGCTTTCTCTATTTTCTGGACCTATGTATGGTTTGCTCAGTTTCTGCTGATTTACTACGCTAACCTTCCAGAAGAGACGATTTACTACAAAGAGCGTTTCAGTGGTTACGGTGGAATTTACAAAGCTCCCTTCTTCATCAACTTGTTCATGGGCTTCTTGGTACCTTTCTTGTGGTTCATGACGCGTGATGCAAAACGGAACTTCGTATTCCTGAAAGTAGGATCTTTTGCCATCATCATTGCTCACTATTTCGATTTCTATCAAATGATGATGCCGGGTCTGGTAGGAGCAAACGGAGGATTTGGTTTGATTGAGTGGGGTACGACGTTGTTTTTTGCCAGTGCCTTTATTTATGTAATATCGGCTCAGTTAACGAAAGCTTCGTTGGTAGCTAAAAACCACCCCATGCTGGAAGAAGCCGTTCACCACGATATTTAG
- a CDS encoding cytochrome C oxidase subunit IV family protein gives MASEYTEYVEKNGKMVAKPQTKKIWRTFWILLIITVLEFVVAFSLPHHMHLLKVSIFVGMTIVKAAYIMGEFMHLSGETKSLFWTIIVPLVFIAWLVLALLMEGGFISSY, from the coding sequence ATGGCATCGGAATACACTGAATATGTAGAGAAGAACGGTAAGATGGTAGCCAAACCGCAAACCAAGAAGATTTGGCGTACCTTCTGGATTCTATTGATCATTACTGTTCTGGAATTCGTCGTAGCGTTTTCGTTACCTCACCATATGCACTTGCTGAAAGTATCCATCTTCGTGGGTATGACCATTGTAAAGGCAGCATACATCATGGGTGAATTCATGCACTTGTCGGGTGAAACCAAGAGTTTATTCTGGACCATTATTGTTCCGCTCGTTTTCATCGCGTGGTTAGTACTGGCTCTGCTGATGGAAGGTGGTTTCATCTCTTCTTACTAA
- a CDS encoding c-type cytochrome has protein sequence MKKYLPFVWIAASLVVVLLASLKRDPQHQAWEFAPNMYYPVGYEPLSQIDANPINSATGKGNLNMRVPVKGTIPQQSFTTTLGDTTVSALERMDLIARNVPADSIAMSEAVLSNPIATTDKSLKQGELLYGRYCLHCHGGTGKGDGLVGKKYGGVPVYSSDALKNLNDGHIYHVITYGKGRMWPHGSQVSPEDRWKIVQYVHKLQQEP, from the coding sequence ATGAAAAAATACCTACCGTTTGTGTGGATTGCAGCTTCCCTTGTGGTGGTTTTGCTGGCATCCCTGAAACGTGATCCTCAACACCAGGCCTGGGAATTTGCTCCTAACATGTACTATCCCGTGGGCTACGAACCCCTGTCACAAATTGATGCTAACCCCATTAACAGTGCTACAGGAAAAGGTAACCTGAACATGCGGGTACCGGTAAAAGGCACTATTCCTCAGCAAAGCTTTACGACTACGCTGGGTGATACGACGGTGTCAGCACTGGAGCGGATGGATCTGATCGCACGGAATGTTCCGGCTGACAGTATTGCCATGTCAGAAGCAGTTCTTTCGAATCCTATTGCGACTACTGACAAATCATTGAAACAAGGCGAGTTACTCTACGGTCGCTACTGTCTGCACTGCCATGGTGGTACGGGTAAAGGGGATGGCTTAGTAGGAAAGAAATACGGCGGGGTACCCGTGTATTCGAGCGACGCTTTGAAAAATCTGAACGACGGACATATCTATCACGTCATTACCTACGGTAAAGGCCGGATGTGGCCGCATGGTTCGCAGGTATCACCTGAAGATCGCTGGAAAATCGTTCAGTACGTGCACAAACTTCAGCAAGAACCCTAA
- a CDS encoding DUF420 domain-containing protein: protein MSPLTIPQEKQKSYLRLIRILSVVIPLAVAVLLNPRVPKVQMGEWTKLLPHLNALINTATAVLLIIGYIMIKRGNVAAHRRAMQTAFVLGSLFLVSYVLYHLTNESTAFGGVGVGVRTFYYVILVSHIVLSIVVVPFVLLAVYYAWSNQIPRHKRIVKVTYPVWLYVSVTGVIAYLMISPYYQ from the coding sequence ATGAGTCCATTAACCATACCGCAGGAAAAGCAAAAGAGCTACCTGCGACTCATTCGCATTTTATCGGTGGTTATTCCCCTGGCCGTAGCGGTGCTACTTAATCCGCGTGTGCCGAAGGTACAGATGGGCGAATGGACCAAACTCCTGCCGCATTTAAACGCCTTAATCAATACGGCTACGGCTGTGCTGTTGATCATCGGTTATATCATGATTAAACGGGGCAATGTCGCAGCTCACCGCCGCGCCATGCAAACGGCTTTCGTGCTGGGTTCGTTATTTCTGGTCTCGTACGTTTTATACCATCTCACCAATGAATCTACTGCTTTTGGTGGAGTAGGGGTGGGCGTGCGAACTTTTTATTATGTCATTCTAGTTAGCCATATTGTATTATCCATTGTGGTGGTACCTTTTGTGCTGCTGGCGGTGTATTATGCGTGGAGTAATCAGATTCCCCGGCACAAGCGAATTGTGAAAGTGACGTATCCCGTATGGCTGTACGTATCTGTAACGGGCGTGATTGCTTATTTGATGATTAGTCCGTATTACCAATAA
- a CDS encoding COX15/CtaA family protein has translation MNFRKLGIATIVVVYLVVVAGGVVRSTGAGMGCPDWPRCFGTWVPPTDISQLPANYQEIFGAKLKGEVLFNPVKTWTEYINRLVGVLAGLFVFATLLTSLKYWNKDRSLFWLSLVSFVLMGFQGWLGAKVVSTELKPLIITLHMLVAIVIIFVLIYAVARAYSRVTQVEKVQNKPLLNRVLAWAIALSVVQVLMGTQVREAIDEVIFRIGYENRSQWIEQASQSGLWFYVHRSFSLLVLFVHGWFIKALWQSTRQDGLLKSYAKAMLALVVVEILTGIGMAYFSIPAYLQPVHLTLALVMLGVQFVAYLLLNAERVFGTIKAASTDSYSAALGTSNV, from the coding sequence ATGAACTTTAGAAAATTAGGCATTGCTACGATTGTTGTTGTGTACTTAGTAGTCGTAGCAGGTGGCGTGGTGCGAAGTACGGGAGCGGGTATGGGTTGTCCCGACTGGCCCCGATGTTTCGGAACTTGGGTACCACCTACGGATATCTCTCAATTACCCGCAAATTATCAGGAAATCTTTGGTGCCAAACTCAAAGGGGAGGTGCTGTTTAATCCAGTGAAAACCTGGACTGAATACATAAACCGACTTGTAGGCGTACTAGCGGGCCTTTTTGTATTTGCTACGTTATTGACGTCACTCAAATACTGGAATAAAGACCGTTCGCTGTTCTGGCTTTCGCTGGTGAGCTTTGTATTAATGGGTTTTCAAGGCTGGTTAGGAGCCAAAGTGGTTTCCACCGAATTGAAGCCTTTGATCATTACGCTCCATATGCTAGTGGCAATCGTCATTATTTTCGTATTGATTTACGCCGTAGCCAGAGCCTATTCGCGGGTAACGCAAGTAGAGAAGGTACAGAACAAACCCTTACTGAATCGAGTATTGGCTTGGGCTATTGCTTTGTCGGTAGTTCAGGTCTTGATGGGTACCCAGGTACGTGAAGCGATTGATGAAGTTATCTTCCGCATTGGTTACGAGAATCGTAGCCAATGGATCGAACAGGCTAGTCAATCCGGGCTTTGGTTTTACGTACACCGGTCTTTTTCACTACTTGTTCTTTTCGTCCATGGTTGGTTTATCAAAGCCCTGTGGCAGTCTACCCGTCAGGACGGCTTACTGAAATCCTACGCTAAAGCAATGTTGGCTTTAGTGGTTGTTGAAATTCTGACGGGTATAGGAATGGCGTACTTCTCCATTCCTGCTTACTTACAGCCCGTACACCTTACACTGGCATTGGTTATGCTGGGCGTACAATTTGTAGCTTATTTACTACTGAATGCCGAACGTGTGTTCGGTACCATTAAAGCGGCATCGACTGATTCGTATTCAGCGGCCTTAGGAACGAGCAATGTCTGA
- a CDS encoding cytochrome c oxidase subunit I produces the protein MALTHDDHHDVHDVHEHEHEHHEQTFIQKYVFSEDHKMIAKQYLVTGIIWAFIGGLLSILFRLQLGFPDLKLDGLRWLLGNWINAEGKLETEFYLALVTMHGTIMVFFVLTAGLSGTFSNFLIPLQIGARDMASGFLNMLSFWFFLVAGLIMFASLFISTGPAAGGWVIYPPLSAIPTASNGSGMGMTLWLISMALFIVSQLMGGLNYITTIINLRTRGMSFSKLPLTIWSFFLTAVLGLLSFPVLLAAALLLIFDRSFGTSFYISEIYIGGEALPQQGGSAILFQHLFWFLGHPEVYIVLLPALGITSEVIATNSRKPIFGYRAMIGSMLGITLLAFIVWAHHMFVSGMNPFLGSVFMFLTLIIAVPSAVKAFNYITTLWKGNIVFTPAMLFSIGLVSLFVAGGVTGIILGNAALDIQLHDTYFVVAHFHLVMGSASFFGLMAGVYHWFPKMYGRMMNDTLGYIHFWLTFIGVFCVFFPMHYIGIAGFPRRYYSFSTYDLTNSFADLNMFISVAAIVTFASQGLFAWNFFYSMFKGKKSVQNPWRSNTIEWTAPVVPGHGNWEGPIPAVYRWPYDYSKPGAVEDYIPQTVPFSSTPESNLPEETEQIALEKAIEELHVFQKEVSAKSGGH, from the coding sequence ATGGCACTGACTCACGACGATCATCACGACGTTCATGACGTTCATGAGCACGAGCATGAGCATCACGAGCAAACTTTCATCCAGAAGTACGTCTTCTCGGAAGACCATAAAATGATTGCCAAACAGTATCTGGTAACGGGTATTATCTGGGCATTCATTGGTGGATTGCTTTCCATTCTGTTCCGTCTTCAATTAGGTTTTCCTGATTTGAAACTGGATGGACTGCGGTGGCTTTTAGGCAACTGGATCAATGCAGAAGGAAAACTGGAAACAGAATTCTATCTGGCTTTAGTTACGATGCACGGTACCATCATGGTATTCTTCGTACTGACGGCAGGTTTGAGTGGTACGTTCTCGAACTTCTTGATTCCTTTACAAATTGGAGCACGTGATATGGCTTCCGGATTCCTGAACATGCTTTCGTTCTGGTTCTTCCTAGTCGCTGGTTTGATCATGTTTGCTTCCCTGTTTATTTCAACGGGACCAGCTGCCGGGGGTTGGGTAATTTATCCGCCTTTATCGGCTATTCCAACGGCTTCTAATGGCTCAGGAATGGGGATGACGCTTTGGTTGATTTCGATGGCTTTGTTCATTGTTTCTCAGTTGATGGGAGGTTTGAACTACATCACGACGATTATCAACCTGCGTACGCGGGGTATGTCTTTTAGCAAGCTTCCGCTGACGATTTGGTCATTCTTCTTGACTGCCGTATTGGGTCTGCTTTCATTCCCTGTACTGTTAGCGGCAGCTCTGTTATTGATTTTTGACCGTAGCTTCGGTACGAGCTTCTACATCTCTGAAATCTACATCGGTGGTGAAGCGTTGCCTCAGCAAGGTGGATCGGCCATTCTGTTCCAGCACTTGTTCTGGTTCCTGGGTCACCCTGAAGTATACATCGTATTATTACCAGCCTTGGGTATTACTTCTGAAGTTATTGCTACGAACTCTCGTAAGCCTATCTTCGGTTACCGAGCCATGATTGGTTCGATGTTAGGAATTACCTTACTGGCCTTTATCGTATGGGCTCACCACATGTTCGTATCGGGTATGAACCCCTTCCTGGGTTCGGTGTTTATGTTCCTGACGCTGATCATTGCGGTGCCCTCTGCTGTAAAAGCCTTTAACTACATCACTACGCTGTGGAAAGGTAACATCGTCTTTACACCGGCTATGTTGTTCTCCATCGGTCTGGTATCGCTTTTCGTTGCGGGTGGGGTTACGGGTATTATCTTGGGTAATGCCGCTCTGGATATCCAATTACACGATACGTACTTTGTAGTGGCTCACTTCCACTTAGTAATGGGTTCTGCCTCCTTCTTTGGACTGATGGCTGGGGTATACCACTGGTTCCCTAAAATGTATGGCCGTATGATGAATGATACGCTGGGTTACATTCACTTCTGGCTTACATTCATCGGGGTATTCTGCGTGTTTTTCCCCATGCACTACATCGGTATCGCCGGTTTCCCCCGTCGTTACTATTCGTTCTCAACGTACGATCTAACGAACTCTTTTGCTGATTTGAACATGTTCATCAGTGTAGCAGCTATCGTTACGTTCGCTTCACAGGGTCTCTTTGCCTGGAACTTCTTCTACTCTATGTTTAAGGGTAAGAAGTCCGTACAAAACCCCTGGCGTTCGAACACGATCGAATGGACGGCTCCTGTGGTACCGGGTCACGGTAACTGGGAAGGACCTATCCCTGCCGTATATCGTTGGCCTTACGATTATTCAAAACCAGGTGCAGTAGAAGACTATATTCCTCAAACGGTACCTTTCTCTTCAACGCCCGAGTCTAACTTACCGGAAGAAACGGAGCAAATTGCTTTAGAGAAAGCTATTGAAGAATTACATGTCTTCCAGAAAGAAGTGTCTGCCAAATCAGGTGGTCATTAA
- a CDS encoding cytochrome c oxidase subunit 3 has product MNTEITSAPSLMEEAKPTFSFHPKKFMLWLTIAAITMSFAGWTSAYLVRRAEGNWLEFEIPMIFWYSTGVLLVSSLFMHLSVRAAKKDQFGQLKTAISITFALGLVFLYLQVEGFYELVHQKLFLVGNPAVSFFDVLIFIHGLHIISGLIVLIFAFVAAWRMQIHAKKRDRIEMAAMYWHFLDALWLYLFIFLLNFR; this is encoded by the coding sequence ATGAATACTGAAATAACATCTGCTCCAAGTTTGATGGAAGAAGCCAAACCCACCTTTTCGTTCCATCCTAAAAAATTCATGCTCTGGCTGACCATAGCCGCCATCACCATGTCCTTTGCGGGCTGGACGAGTGCGTATTTGGTACGTCGGGCAGAAGGCAACTGGCTTGAGTTTGAAATACCAATGATTTTCTGGTATAGTACTGGCGTTCTGCTGGTCAGCAGTCTTTTTATGCATTTATCGGTACGAGCTGCAAAAAAAGACCAATTTGGCCAACTCAAAACAGCGATTTCGATTACTTTTGCACTCGGCTTGGTGTTTCTGTATCTGCAAGTAGAAGGTTTCTACGAGTTAGTTCATCAGAAATTATTCCTGGTTGGCAATCCAGCCGTTTCTTTTTTTGACGTATTGATTTTCATTCACGGCCTGCACATCATTAGTGGTCTGATTGTTTTAATCTTTGCTTTTGTGGCAGCCTGGCGAATGCAAATCCACGCCAAGAAAAGAGACCGTATTGAAATGGCAGCGATGTATTGGCACTTTTTAGATGCTTTATGGCTGTACCTTTTCATCTTTTTGCTGAATTTCCGCTAG
- a CDS encoding cytochrome c oxidase subunit 3 — protein sequence MATHAAAEPKQLWLGGAEPMKASYGKLMMWLFLLSDAFSFSGLLIAYGLVRYAHPAYDGDVENFVFSNQYWPIPERVFEAVPFFHGYQLPLVFVGLMTFILIFSSVTMVLAVEAGHRKDKADVEKWMLWTILGGITFLGSQAWEWGHFITGTDKPTILTDVINGVQVTKEVFGANLHVNQYGPQPFADFFFFITGFHGTHVTSGVILNIIVFFNVCMGLYERRGHYEMVEKVGLYWHFVDLVWVFVFTFFYLV from the coding sequence ATGGCAACACACGCTGCTGCTGAACCGAAACAACTATGGCTGGGCGGTGCCGAACCGATGAAAGCCAGCTATGGTAAACTGATGATGTGGTTGTTCCTCTTATCAGATGCCTTTTCTTTCTCTGGCCTGTTAATTGCATATGGACTGGTGCGTTACGCCCACCCAGCATACGACGGGGATGTGGAAAATTTCGTTTTTTCGAATCAGTACTGGCCGATTCCAGAACGCGTATTTGAAGCGGTTCCTTTTTTCCACGGTTATCAGTTACCCCTGGTTTTCGTAGGCTTAATGACCTTCATTTTGATCTTCAGTTCAGTAACGATGGTATTAGCAGTGGAAGCTGGTCACCGGAAAGATAAAGCTGATGTTGAAAAATGGATGTTGTGGACGATCCTGGGTGGTATCACTTTCTTGGGCTCACAAGCTTGGGAATGGGGTCACTTCATCACGGGTACGGATAAGCCGACCATTTTAACGGATGTCATTAACGGCGTACAGGTAACGAAAGAAGTATTCGGAGCGAACCTGCACGTGAACCAGTACGGTCCGCAGCCCTTTGCTGATTTCTTCTTCTTTATTACGGGTTTCCATGGTACGCACGTAACGTCCGGCGTTATTCTAAACATTATCGTTTTCTTTAACGTTTGTATGGGTCTTTACGAACGTCGCGGACACTACGAGATGGTTGAAAAAGTCGGTCTGTACTGGCACTTTGTGGATCTGGTCTGGGTCTTTGTATTTACATTTTTTTACCTGGTATAA
- a CDS encoding cytochrome c oxidase subunit II: MVYIVGLLAAVLLVLTLVVLNRMSVFTKGFASPSASNEPGLANKINAALLPIVFVLGSIAGVWSFMEAAPKFLPDPSSTHGKEIDTMFWWFMGIVTTAFFLTSVLLFAFSFKYQYDPKRRATFYPVNHRLELAWTVIPAIIMAIMVFMGWRVWRDITTEAPADAYVIEVTGKQFNWIARYPGVDDNKLGSYNYKLIDATNEVGIDLSDEAAFDDVISNTLYLPKGVPVLLKIRARDVLHSVFLPHLRVKMDAVPGMPTKFWFTATKTTDEMKAETNDPKFEYRLNCTEICGQGHFSMKMNVVVLEEDDFKAWLKTQKSFLATNTSYLDRVPARLKAKAMKYTESAEEAPAGESAPEGEAAPADSTAAASGATASLR, from the coding sequence ATGGTTTATATCGTTGGTTTGCTGGCGGCCGTTCTGTTGGTACTTACTTTGGTAGTACTCAATCGGATGTCCGTATTCACCAAAGGTTTTGCTTCGCCTTCGGCTAGCAATGAACCGGGATTAGCAAACAAAATCAATGCGGCCCTGTTGCCGATTGTGTTCGTGTTGGGTAGCATTGCAGGGGTATGGTCGTTTATGGAAGCGGCTCCTAAATTTCTGCCCGATCCTTCGTCGACTCATGGTAAAGAGATCGATACGATGTTTTGGTGGTTCATGGGAATCGTTACCACCGCTTTCTTTTTAACGAGCGTATTATTATTTGCGTTCTCATTTAAGTATCAGTACGATCCTAAACGTCGGGCTACGTTCTATCCCGTGAATCACCGCTTGGAGTTGGCTTGGACAGTAATTCCGGCCATCATCATGGCAATCATGGTATTCATGGGCTGGCGGGTTTGGCGGGATATTACTACGGAAGCTCCCGCTGATGCGTATGTGATTGAAGTAACGGGTAAGCAGTTTAACTGGATTGCTCGTTATCCCGGTGTAGATGACAATAAGTTAGGTAGCTACAACTACAAACTGATTGATGCTACCAATGAAGTAGGTATTGATCTTTCTGATGAAGCAGCCTTTGATGACGTAATCAGCAATACCTTGTACCTCCCCAAAGGGGTGCCGGTATTATTGAAAATTCGTGCACGTGACGTACTGCACAGCGTGTTCCTTCCTCACTTACGGGTGAAAATGGATGCGGTGCCAGGTATGCCTACCAAATTCTGGTTTACGGCAACGAAAACAACGGACGAGATGAAAGCCGAGACGAACGATCCTAAATTCGAGTATCGTCTCAACTGTACGGAGATTTGTGGCCAGGGTCACTTCTCTATGAAAATGAACGTAGTGGTATTGGAAGAAGACGACTTCAAAGCTTGGTTGAAAACCCAGAAATCTTTCTTGGCTACCAATACTAGCTATTTGGATCGTGTACCGGCTCGTTTGAAAGCAAAAGCAATGAAGTATACGGAGTCGGCTGAAGAAGCTCCCGCGGGTGAGTCTGCCCCTGAAGGAGAAGCAGCTCCGGCTGATAGTACGGCCGCTGCTTCGGGTGCTACTGCTTCCCTACGTTAA
- the cyoE gene encoding heme o synthase: protein MSEVKTSVLELTWQEKAKAYVELLKHRLSSFVALSGAFGYYLAVKEVDWAKLILITIAGFFITAASNIINQIYEKDSDALMKRTRNRPLPSGRLTVREATIYCLLLIVFSLFLFVHFFNFRSAIVAILSVILYGFVYTPLKRSGPIAVFVGAIPGALPPMIGWVAATNQFGWEPGVLFAIQFFWQFPHFWALAWMIDEDYKQAGIQLLPYKGDKGAKTARAIIGYTLFLVPLGWIPYELGITGIASAIIATLGGLLFLGHAFYLKREISDAAARRLFFVSITYLPILQIVFLLDKA from the coding sequence ATGTCTGAAGTAAAAACGAGTGTATTAGAACTTACCTGGCAGGAAAAAGCGAAAGCATATGTTGAATTACTCAAGCATCGCCTGAGTAGCTTTGTTGCTTTGTCCGGAGCCTTCGGTTATTATTTGGCGGTTAAAGAAGTAGACTGGGCGAAACTAATCCTCATTACAATCGCCGGATTCTTCATTACAGCCGCTTCGAACATCATCAATCAGATTTACGAGAAAGACAGCGATGCGTTGATGAAACGTACGCGTAATCGGCCTCTACCTTCGGGACGATTGACGGTACGTGAGGCCACGATCTATTGTTTGTTGCTGATTGTGTTCAGTCTTTTTCTATTCGTCCATTTCTTCAATTTTCGCTCAGCTATTGTAGCTATTCTTTCGGTCATCTTATACGGGTTTGTCTATACGCCCTTAAAGCGTTCTGGACCGATTGCTGTATTCGTAGGAGCCATTCCCGGAGCTTTACCTCCGATGATTGGCTGGGTAGCCGCTACGAATCAATTTGGTTGGGAACCAGGTGTACTGTTTGCCATCCAGTTTTTCTGGCAGTTTCCGCATTTCTGGGCACTAGCCTGGATGATCGATGAAGATTACAAACAGGCGGGAATTCAGTTATTACCCTACAAAGGAGACAAAGGAGCGAAAACGGCCCGGGCTATCATTGGCTATACCTTGTTTCTCGTACCCCTAGGCTGGATTCCTTATGAGTTAGGAATTACGGGCATCGCTTCAGCCATCATCGCTACGCTGGGTGGACTTCTTTTCTTGGGCCATGCCTTTTACTTAAAGCGAGAAATTAGTGATGCCGCCGCTCGCCGCTTGTTTTTTGTTTCCATTACCTATCTGCCGATTCTCCAAATCGTGTTTTTATTGGATAAAGCTTAA